CAGCGTTCGGCAGTGTATCCGGAGAGGTCGCAATCGTCAATTGGTAACCCAAGATCGTCGAGAGGTTTAAAAACGAATTGACGATGTTGTTCCCGTCTCCCAGATAGACCAGCTTGAAATCCTCGTAACGATTTATTTTCTCGGAAATTGTCAGAAGGTCCGAGAAAATCTGACAGGGATGTAGGAGGTCGGTCAGTGCGTTGATGACCGGCACGTCGGCATGTTTGGCCAGCTCTTCCACGTCGGTATGGCGGAACGTGCGGATGACGATGCCGTCCAGATAACGTGAGAGCACCCGCGCGGCATCCGCTACCGTCTCCCGCTTGCCGAGCTGGATCTCCTGATCGGTGATGTAGATATGGCGTCCACCGAGCTGATTGATCCCGACCTCGAACGAAATGCGAGTCCGCAGACTGGGCTTGTGAAAAATCAGTCCCCAGGTCTGCCCTTTCAGTGCCTTGTGCTCGGCGGTGTCGCGAATCCCCGCCACCTCTTTCAACTCGCGAGCTAAGGCAAGTGTTTCAATGACTTCATCGCGAGTGAAGTCCAATTCCGAGACAAAATCACGATGAGGGCGTGAGCGTCGTGTCATGGGATGGGTGTTTCCGAATAGTGTTTGGATTCGATGAATCGGCTATCGCAGCAGCAGCAGCTTGTGGGGAGCGCGCAGAACCGGAGACTCCATGCGGATGAAGTACAGACCGGATGCGACCGACTCTCCGCTGCGAGCCGTTCCGTCCCAGATCAAACGCTGCGGTCCGGCGGCGCGGGCGTTCATCTCGAAGCGGCGCACCTCTTTGCCCAGCACGTTGTACACGGTCAGCGTGAGCGGACCCGGCTGAGCGACTTCATAGGTGATCGTGGTGGCCGGATTGAACGGATTGGGATAGGCTCCGGTGATTCGATATTCATAGGCGACGGCCGGTGGTGGCGGCGGAGCGTCGAGATCGGTTCCCGTGAACACGCGCACCTGATCCACATGAATGCCGAGATCGCCCAGAACCGCGTCGCTCTTCAAACGAAAACGCAAATTGAGCGTGCCCGGAGTCCACGGCGCAAGATCCACGAACGTCCGCGTCCACGGCAGCTCCATGTCGCAGTAGCCCGCCGCCTGTTCCCATACGATCCCGTCGGTGGAAATTTCCACCAGGAAGCTGTCGGTGG
This window of the bacterium genome carries:
- the argF gene encoding ornithine carbamoyltransferase, yielding MTRRSRPHRDFVSELDFTRDEVIETLALARELKEVAGIRDTAEHKALKGQTWGLIFHKPSLRTRISFEVGINQLGGRHIYITDQEIQLGKRETVADAARVLSRYLDGIVIRTFRHTDVEELAKHADVPVINALTDLLHPCQIFSDLLTISEKINRYEDFKLVYLGDGNNIVNSFLNLSTILGYQLTIATSPDTLPNAACLERAQKAGVSKVTVSHDPQSAVVGAHVLYTDVWASMGQKDQVAEKERALREFQINSTLLSKADKDCIVMHCLPAERGREITDEVMDGPRSVVFDQAENRLHMQKAIILRLLES